One stretch of Nocardia mangyaensis DNA includes these proteins:
- a CDS encoding acyl carrier protein, translating into MPHPADDTLTHAVADLVAQATDGIIDVSSTETAGTSFADAGMTSLSFLRLVDALEIRYGIEIDLEHDIGSMRTVALIVEYLRAQGLP; encoded by the coding sequence GTGCCCCACCCAGCCGACGACACCCTCACCCACGCGGTGGCCGATCTGGTGGCTCAGGCCACCGACGGCATCATCGACGTGTCGAGCACGGAGACCGCCGGAACGAGCTTCGCCGATGCCGGGATGACATCGCTGTCGTTCCTGCGGCTGGTCGACGCGTTGGAGATCCGCTACGGCATCGAGATCGACCTGGAACACGACATCGGATCGATGCGCACGGTAGCGCTGATCGTGGAATACCTGCGCGCCCAAGGGCTGCCGTGA
- a CDS encoding dihydrodipicolinate reductase C-terminal domain-containing protein has translation MISGGVAIIGATGRLGSAIHRACDDNAVAVVATAGSAGWNTESATPAVVVDASRPAALPSTIDFCARSGAALLYCVSNPTPEGLRRLRVLGRDVPVGLVTNLSPLQWIQTRSAQLSARLAGMLQLPVEVTVIDRHPAAKADAPSATARLLASALPLSATVASERFGPRVCDHRVVLTARGETYEIAHSVRDLDLVAAAAVRLAAQLAGSAPGVFSTDELYTQLTCRREGDR, from the coding sequence GTGATCAGCGGGGGAGTAGCGATCATCGGTGCCACCGGGCGGCTCGGCTCGGCGATCCACCGCGCATGCGACGACAACGCTGTCGCCGTGGTCGCCACCGCCGGCTCGGCAGGGTGGAACACCGAATCCGCCACGCCGGCCGTGGTCGTCGACGCGAGCCGACCCGCCGCGCTGCCCTCGACGATCGACTTCTGCGCACGGTCCGGCGCCGCGCTGCTGTACTGCGTGTCGAACCCGACGCCGGAGGGCCTGCGGCGACTGCGGGTGCTCGGCCGGGACGTGCCGGTCGGCCTGGTCACGAATCTCAGTCCACTGCAATGGATTCAGACCCGGTCGGCGCAGCTGTCGGCACGACTGGCCGGCATGTTGCAGCTGCCCGTCGAAGTCACCGTGATCGACCGGCACCCCGCCGCCAAGGCCGACGCCCCGTCTGCGACGGCCCGGCTGCTGGCATCGGCGCTGCCACTCTCGGCCACCGTGGCCTCCGAGCGCTTCGGTCCCCGCGTCTGCGACCACCGGGTCGTGTTGACCGCGCGCGGTGAGACCTACGAGATCGCGCATTCGGTCCGGGACCTCGACCTGGTCGCGGCCGCGGCCGTGCGCCTGGCCGCACAGCTGGCGGGCTCGGCACCCGGGGTGTTCAGCACCGATGAGCTCTACACCCAGCTGACCTGCCGACGCGAGGGGGACCGATGA
- a CDS encoding class II aldolase/adducin family protein, producing MTSERPSGHSPLVIQAAIGARALSAHGHDDFNQGQISCRRPGSTRFMIKGALVGFDEATPSRFVEADIAPGADVDAQAPPELPLHQSIYAARPEIGGIVHSHAPAGLAFGALDAEVESLSHEGALLAGAVRRFRDTSNTVLTRETGDAIARCLSDGIAVFLVNHGSVVVGRSVRHAVVFALMLERACRLQLDVLATGRDYAVSTAVDVAAKRDYIFADLSVRSYWEHTRRRVRRSHPDIESWVRHA from the coding sequence ATGACATCGGAACGACCATCGGGCCACTCGCCGCTCGTCATTCAGGCCGCCATCGGGGCACGCGCACTGTCGGCGCACGGTCACGACGATTTCAACCAGGGCCAGATCTCCTGCCGACGCCCCGGCAGCACACGGTTCATGATCAAGGGTGCCCTGGTCGGCTTCGACGAGGCCACACCGTCGCGATTCGTCGAGGCCGACATCGCCCCCGGCGCCGACGTGGACGCGCAAGCGCCGCCGGAGCTTCCCCTGCATCAGTCGATCTACGCGGCCCGACCGGAGATCGGTGGCATCGTGCACAGCCACGCACCCGCCGGACTGGCCTTCGGCGCCCTCGACGCGGAGGTGGAATCGCTCAGTCACGAGGGCGCGCTGCTCGCGGGTGCGGTGCGTCGATTCCGCGACACGAGCAACACGGTACTGACGCGTGAGACCGGCGATGCCATCGCGCGATGCCTCAGCGATGGGATCGCGGTGTTTCTGGTGAACCACGGCAGTGTCGTCGTCGGCCGCAGCGTGCGCCATGCCGTGGTCTTCGCGCTCATGCTGGAACGCGCGTGCCGCCTGCAACTGGACGTGCTCGCCACCGGCCGCGACTACGCGGTCTCCACCGCGGTGGATGTGGCGGCCAAACGCGACTACATCTTCGCCGACCTCTCGGTGCGGTCCTACTGGGAGCACACCCGCCGCCGGGTCCGGCGTTCGCACCCCGACATCGAAAGCTGGGTTCGACATGCATAG
- a CDS encoding nitroreductase family protein has product MHSIATAPMAWKDLIDPVAPQIARMEPLGGRVAGVVTRIEEMIGRGGASSLRRVPSAGATYPYEILLVSPASTSVVLVDLVRRQVVARAGDCFDVDADSYACLLVGRPWLSMRKYGPRGYLYHLIDGGHAIFDLALLSVTEPPPGPGTGLLPGSHDTVIGDVLAAGRITAGAPRSSSRWRLVTTADAHVQSGRTAFEKWATRISPPAPAPVVFDRVGNLPGQPERAVTARRSAGSFTPGYDTEPLRRVIASGVRCADSALEQLNLPRPVVQVTGHGAAAVTRPPTDLLAALGGQDHLIGADAYVVIGVPTRGDDTIDHRRQGLLIAAGVVGQALYLAATESGAAVTGIGGIDPSAWNRVLPAGQQALYLIAVGGSADGEKFDALHPGSHG; this is encoded by the coding sequence ATGCATAGCATCGCCACCGCGCCGATGGCCTGGAAGGATCTCATCGACCCCGTCGCGCCACAGATCGCGCGGATGGAGCCGCTCGGGGGCCGGGTAGCCGGGGTCGTGACCCGGATCGAGGAGATGATCGGCCGCGGCGGTGCCTCGTCGCTGCGCCGTGTTCCCTCCGCGGGTGCCACCTATCCGTACGAAATACTGCTCGTCTCACCGGCTTCGACGTCGGTGGTCCTGGTGGACCTGGTTCGTCGGCAGGTGGTGGCTCGCGCAGGTGACTGCTTCGATGTCGACGCCGACAGCTATGCCTGCCTGCTCGTGGGACGCCCGTGGCTGTCGATGCGCAAGTACGGTCCGCGCGGATATCTGTATCACCTGATCGACGGTGGTCATGCGATTTTCGACCTGGCGCTGCTGAGCGTCACCGAACCACCGCCCGGTCCGGGTACGGGTCTGCTGCCCGGTTCACACGACACCGTGATCGGTGACGTCCTGGCGGCGGGCAGGATCACCGCCGGTGCACCTCGCTCGTCGAGCAGATGGCGGCTGGTGACCACCGCGGACGCGCACGTGCAGTCCGGACGCACCGCCTTCGAGAAGTGGGCCACGCGGATCAGCCCGCCTGCCCCGGCCCCGGTGGTCTTCGATCGCGTCGGGAACCTGCCCGGACAGCCGGAACGAGCCGTCACCGCGCGCCGGTCGGCGGGGTCGTTCACCCCGGGCTACGACACCGAACCGCTGCGGCGAGTCATCGCCTCGGGGGTGCGATGCGCGGACAGCGCGCTCGAGCAATTGAACCTGCCGCGGCCCGTGGTGCAGGTCACCGGGCACGGTGCCGCGGCGGTGACGCGGCCGCCGACCGATCTGCTGGCGGCACTGGGCGGACAGGACCATCTGATCGGCGCGGATGCCTACGTCGTGATCGGTGTGCCGACCCGCGGCGACGACACCATCGATCACCGGCGTCAGGGCCTGCTGATCGCCGCAGGGGTCGTCGGGCAAGCGCTCTATCTCGCGGCGACCGAATCGGGTGCCGCGGTCACCGGAATCGGTGGCATCGACCCGAGCGCGTGGAACCGGGTGCTCCCCGCCGGTCAACAGGCTCTCTATCTCATCGCCGTGGGCGGCTCCGCCGACGGGGAGAAGTTCGACGCGCTGCACCCGGGCAGCCACGGCTGA
- a CDS encoding MMPL family transporter: protein MTTTIPSAAEVSRAEHRQASRVLAASFADDPVWRALRPRRRRRADLALYWIFRCEITIARALGGHLLAARDIDRHITAVVIAYSRSRPGFPWWTAILRIPAMVLLGPGRTFRAARMALAAQAHQPDYPHVYGFYAGSTTLGGGAALLKRLMRIAEHAGLPAYGEAKSPESREIMRILGWRMSEPIDIGDDRQLTPARWDPPNHPAPARPSENGTSMIDRLAGIAGRAPKAVLAVIGIAFVVLGVLGAPVAERLSAGGFIGSEAESARATAILERDFGLSGMQLVLAVESDSGALGAAADERANRIVTELRADPRIQAVLSPWTEPLARATLVSDDGRIGLIVATVRGGDDSAPGTAHEVAERHTGSDGGVEVRAGGQSILFHDANTQAARDLLLAEAVALPLCFLLLVWFLRSAIAAAIPIIVGMVAIVGTTAILYALTFVVELSVFALNLTTAIGLALAIDYSLLLISRYREEVARGSAPPDAIAMAMRRGGRAVVFAGATVAIGIVGMVFFPMPFLRSIAYAGVAVVTLTVLLALIMVPALLTVLGERINRKPLREATPVEQTRLYRTARAIQRRPLLVAVPIVALLLALGAPVLGLRLGLPDDRVLPATAAAHQVGDDLRERFSDNPTGVVQIVVTGDRADDAVALADYSAEISRVAGVSGVVGPTGAYAGGLRVADGDTAMAGQRSAYLTLSTTSDPYSTQARDQLDALHAVPAPGDTAFGGLAQQTRDTASGISQAFPLALAWIAVVTFVLLLLLTGSVLLPLKALVLNTLSLSATFGAMVWIFQDGHLGGLGTVAPGYIAATVPALVFCTAFGLSMDYEIFLLTRFKEEWDNSARTRADNDTAVAVGLARSGRVITAAAVLMTVVFSAVITSDLSLMRMFGLGLTLAVVVDATLVRMLLVPAFMRLLGTGNWWAPAWSRTTLERMALRE, encoded by the coding sequence ATGACCACGACGATTCCGTCCGCCGCCGAGGTGTCGCGCGCCGAGCATCGGCAGGCGAGCCGCGTTCTCGCGGCATCCTTCGCCGACGACCCGGTGTGGCGTGCGCTGAGACCCCGCCGCCGCCGCCGTGCCGACCTGGCGCTGTACTGGATCTTTCGCTGCGAGATCACCATCGCGAGGGCGCTCGGGGGCCACCTGCTCGCAGCCCGCGACATCGACCGCCACATCACCGCCGTCGTCATCGCCTACTCGCGGTCCCGACCGGGATTCCCGTGGTGGACTGCCATTCTGCGGATTCCCGCCATGGTCCTGCTCGGCCCGGGTCGCACGTTCCGGGCAGCTCGGATGGCGCTGGCCGCCCAGGCACACCAACCGGACTACCCCCATGTGTACGGCTTCTATGCCGGGTCGACCACGCTCGGTGGCGGAGCCGCTCTGCTGAAGCGGTTGATGCGAATCGCCGAGCACGCGGGACTTCCGGCCTACGGCGAGGCCAAATCGCCCGAGTCACGGGAAATCATGCGAATTCTGGGTTGGCGGATGTCGGAACCGATCGACATCGGAGACGACCGCCAGCTGACCCCCGCCCGATGGGATCCACCGAACCACCCTGCCCCTGCGAGGCCTTCCGAGAACGGAACATCGATGATCGATCGTTTGGCGGGCATCGCCGGCCGCGCCCCCAAAGCTGTGCTGGCCGTCATCGGCATCGCCTTCGTTGTCCTCGGAGTCCTCGGCGCACCAGTGGCCGAGCGGTTGTCCGCCGGCGGATTCATCGGTTCCGAGGCCGAATCCGCGCGCGCCACAGCAATTCTCGAGCGTGACTTCGGTCTGTCGGGAATGCAGTTGGTGCTGGCGGTCGAGTCGGACTCGGGCGCGCTGGGGGCAGCCGCAGACGAGCGGGCGAACCGGATCGTCACCGAACTGCGCGCCGATCCACGGATTCAGGCGGTGCTGTCGCCGTGGACCGAGCCGCTGGCCCGCGCCACACTGGTCAGTGACGACGGCCGGATCGGACTGATCGTGGCCACCGTTCGCGGTGGTGACGACTCGGCTCCGGGGACCGCGCACGAGGTGGCCGAGCGCCACACCGGGAGCGACGGCGGTGTCGAGGTGCGTGCGGGCGGCCAGTCGATTCTCTTCCACGACGCCAACACCCAGGCCGCGCGCGACCTGCTGCTGGCCGAGGCGGTCGCCCTGCCGTTGTGCTTCCTGCTGCTGGTGTGGTTTCTGCGCAGTGCCATCGCGGCGGCGATCCCGATCATCGTCGGGATGGTCGCCATCGTGGGCACCACCGCGATCCTGTATGCCTTGACGTTCGTCGTCGAATTGTCGGTGTTCGCGCTCAATCTCACGACCGCGATCGGTCTCGCCCTCGCCATCGACTATTCACTGTTGCTGATCAGCCGGTACCGCGAGGAGGTGGCCCGGGGCAGCGCGCCACCGGATGCCATCGCGATGGCCATGCGCCGGGGCGGGCGCGCCGTGGTGTTCGCCGGCGCGACCGTGGCCATCGGCATCGTCGGCATGGTGTTCTTCCCGATGCCGTTTCTGCGCTCCATCGCCTACGCGGGCGTGGCTGTCGTCACCTTGACGGTTCTGTTGGCACTCATCATGGTTCCCGCTCTGCTCACCGTGCTGGGCGAGCGGATCAACCGCAAACCGCTGCGCGAGGCCACCCCCGTCGAGCAGACCCGGTTGTACCGGACCGCCCGCGCGATACAGCGACGGCCACTGCTGGTCGCCGTGCCGATCGTGGCGTTGCTGCTGGCGCTCGGGGCACCGGTGCTCGGCTTGCGGCTCGGATTGCCCGACGATCGGGTGCTGCCGGCGACGGCCGCGGCCCATCAGGTCGGCGACGACCTGCGGGAACGCTTCTCCGACAACCCGACCGGTGTCGTCCAGATCGTGGTGACCGGGGACCGGGCCGACGACGCGGTCGCGCTGGCCGACTATTCGGCCGAGATCTCCCGGGTAGCCGGGGTATCGGGCGTGGTCGGACCAACGGGTGCCTACGCCGGTGGTCTGCGCGTGGCCGACGGTGACACGGCCATGGCAGGCCAGCGATCCGCGTACCTGACCCTGTCGACCACCTCCGATCCGTATTCCACCCAAGCACGTGACCAACTCGATGCCCTGCACGCCGTCCCGGCGCCGGGGGACACCGCGTTCGGTGGACTGGCCCAGCAGACCCGCGACACCGCCAGCGGCATCAGCCAGGCCTTCCCCCTGGCCCTGGCCTGGATCGCGGTGGTCACGTTCGTGCTGCTGCTCCTGCTCACCGGCAGTGTGCTCCTGCCGCTGAAAGCCCTGGTGCTCAATACGCTGTCGCTGTCGGCGACTTTCGGCGCGATGGTGTGGATCTTCCAGGACGGACACCTGGGTGGCCTCGGCACCGTCGCCCCCGGCTATATCGCGGCGACCGTTCCGGCGTTGGTGTTCTGCACCGCGTTCGGGTTGTCGATGGACTACGAGATCTTCTTGCTCACGCGGTTCAAGGAGGAATGGGACAACTCCGCGCGAACCAGGGCTGACAACGACACCGCTGTCGCGGTCGGACTCGCGCGCTCCGGACGGGTGATCACCGCGGCCGCGGTGCTGATGACCGTGGTCTTCTCGGCCGTCATCACCAGCGATCTGTCGCTGATGCGCATGTTCGGCTTGGGGCTGACCTTGGCTGTCGTCGTCGACGCCACATTGGTCCGGATGCTGCTGGTACCCGCGTTCATGCGGTTGCTCGGCACCGGGAATTGGTGGGCTCCGGCATGGTCGCGGACCACCCTCGAACGGATGGCATTGCGTGAGTAG
- a CDS encoding aminotransferase class I/II-fold pyridoxal phosphate-dependent enzyme, translated as MSLAKFRERIDYAGMRLLVRELEDLGRSPIFRVMQSATTSHVRVAGRPRLMLGSNNYLGLATHPEVIAASHRALDRFGAASTGSRVANGSCEVHTELEAELADWHGTEAAMVVTTGYQANVGVVSAVAGRGDAVVLDWAAHASLHDGARMSGAQVSRFAHNDVVELRSILSAARSPVFVIVDSVYSMDGDIAPIDQIAALCTEFDALLMVDEAHGVGIFGAERTGAVELYGASGAVDIRMGTLSKGIGSIGGYLAGSRDLIDYLRTHNRGYQFSTAGTPASIAAALAAVRVIRSAEGAELAHSLLGNSRKLRDALLARGIPVQGTTVTPWGDDVIGPIVPVPVADEPALVEQWNQLFERGIFAGISVFPGVRLGSPMLRLCVQATHSVPDLEFAADTIAETYCHAMEPSAS; from the coding sequence ATGAGTCTGGCGAAGTTCCGCGAGCGGATCGATTACGCGGGAATGCGATTGCTGGTGCGCGAGCTGGAGGACCTCGGCAGGTCGCCGATCTTCCGGGTGATGCAGTCCGCCACCACTTCCCATGTCCGGGTGGCGGGCCGCCCCCGGCTGATGCTGGGATCCAACAACTACCTGGGTCTGGCCACCCACCCCGAGGTGATCGCGGCGTCTCATCGGGCCCTCGATCGATTCGGTGCGGCGAGCACCGGGAGCCGGGTGGCCAACGGTAGCTGCGAGGTGCACACCGAACTCGAGGCCGAACTGGCCGACTGGCACGGCACCGAGGCCGCCATGGTGGTGACCACGGGTTACCAGGCGAACGTCGGCGTGGTGAGCGCTGTGGCCGGGCGCGGTGACGCGGTGGTGCTCGACTGGGCGGCGCACGCGTCACTGCACGACGGCGCGAGGATGTCGGGCGCGCAGGTCAGCCGGTTCGCCCACAACGACGTGGTCGAGTTGCGCTCGATCCTGTCCGCGGCTCGGTCGCCGGTGTTCGTGATCGTGGACAGCGTCTATTCGATGGACGGTGACATCGCACCGATCGACCAGATCGCCGCACTGTGTACGGAATTCGATGCCTTGCTGATGGTCGACGAGGCACACGGCGTGGGAATATTCGGCGCCGAGCGCACCGGCGCGGTGGAACTCTACGGCGCGAGTGGCGCTGTCGACATCCGCATGGGGACCCTGTCCAAGGGAATCGGTTCCATCGGTGGCTACCTCGCCGGGTCGCGCGACCTGATCGACTACCTGCGCACCCACAACCGGGGGTATCAGTTCAGTACCGCGGGTACCCCGGCGTCGATCGCGGCCGCGTTGGCGGCGGTGCGGGTGATCCGTTCCGCGGAGGGCGCCGAGCTGGCGCACAGCCTGCTGGGCAATTCCCGGAAACTGCGAGATGCCTTGCTGGCGAGAGGCATTCCGGTCCAGGGGACGACTGTCACGCCCTGGGGGGACGATGTCATCGGCCCCATCGTGCCGGTCCCGGTCGCGGACGAGCCCGCCTTGGTGGAGCAGTGGAATCAGCTGTTCGAGCGCGGGATCTTCGCCGGGATCAGCGTATTTCCCGGTGTCCGGCTCGGCAGCCCCATGCTGCGCCTGTGTGTACAGGCCACCCACTCGGTCCCGGACCTCGAGTTCGCCGCCGACACGATCGCCGAAACGTATTGCCACGCCATGGAACCGTCCGCTTCCTGA
- a CDS encoding SRPBCC family protein — protein MGTIALTKHLSSTPHAVFDTIIDPATWEHWFSIHRCFVGVPPQRLAEDSVLTSKVALLGMTNEIEWTVTAAERSSRIALLGRGKAGVRCEFTYLMRDSGGGTELAAGGDFSGPLITGLLARALEKQGRDQLGATLDLLAAHVADAGPPR, from the coding sequence ATGGGAACCATCGCCCTCACCAAACACCTGTCCAGCACGCCGCACGCCGTCTTCGACACCATCATCGACCCCGCGACCTGGGAGCATTGGTTCAGTATCCACCGCTGCTTCGTCGGTGTGCCGCCCCAGCGGCTGGCCGAGGACTCGGTGCTGACATCGAAGGTGGCGCTGCTCGGGATGACCAATGAGATCGAATGGACCGTGACCGCGGCCGAGCGGTCGAGTCGCATCGCCCTGCTCGGTCGCGGCAAGGCGGGTGTCCGATGCGAATTCACCTACCTCATGCGCGATTCCGGCGGGGGTACCGAGCTCGCGGCCGGCGGTGACTTCTCCGGACCGCTCATCACCGGTCTGCTCGCCCGAGCACTGGAGAAGCAAGGACGCGACCAACTGGGCGCGACGCTGGACCTGCTCGCTGCCCACGTCGCGGATGCCGGTCCGCCGAGGTGA
- a CDS encoding PucR family transcriptional regulator has translation MNATKEKPTMAIDMDYSPTRRPQADVGDLTGQVVSHFLDHVAARRTQLGDAISGEITTATRMCAEIGRGIVDGCDVSDKLDWLSTAAAGWAREGLPIDTIVRAFHEALRLSLDAVYAAGTTYDRDTLTNGLRAALAVSNLMSTTMISAYLDEYRLVVGEHHTAIRTVTSALLAGRATTTMARESGVHVAENYRVIGIAIPRSTHDRPPDDEALSARRRLHRIRAALAHHGDPALAMLSVDGGTVLIPGEDPDDAELDALIESLSTAARVDVVAAVIPARTGAIPDAVQRAHELLDIVVRLGYTARLYRFEDLALEYQLTRPGPGLAELGELLAPLDAHPELSETLRVHIANDLNRQRTARHLHLHTNTVVYRLRRIANLTGLDATHTTGLWRLKSAVVARAFHPSRTA, from the coding sequence ATGAATGCGACCAAGGAGAAGCCGACGATGGCGATCGACATGGACTACTCACCGACTCGGCGTCCGCAGGCCGATGTCGGAGACTTGACCGGGCAGGTGGTCAGCCACTTCCTCGACCATGTGGCCGCGCGCCGCACTCAGTTGGGCGACGCGATCTCGGGTGAGATCACGACGGCGACAAGGATGTGCGCGGAGATCGGCCGCGGCATCGTCGACGGCTGCGATGTCTCCGACAAACTGGACTGGCTCTCCACCGCCGCGGCGGGCTGGGCCCGTGAGGGCCTGCCGATCGACACCATTGTCCGCGCCTTCCACGAAGCGCTGCGGCTGAGCCTGGACGCGGTCTACGCCGCCGGTACCACCTACGACCGCGACACCTTGACCAACGGACTCCGCGCCGCGCTCGCGGTATCGAACCTCATGTCCACCACCATGATCAGCGCGTACCTGGACGAATACCGCCTGGTGGTCGGCGAGCACCACACGGCGATACGCACCGTGACCTCGGCCCTCCTCGCCGGGCGCGCCACGACGACCATGGCCCGCGAGTCCGGCGTCCATGTGGCCGAGAACTACCGGGTGATCGGCATAGCGATCCCCCGGAGCACCCATGATCGCCCTCCCGACGACGAGGCACTGAGCGCACGGCGCAGGCTACACAGAATCCGCGCGGCGCTCGCACACCATGGCGACCCCGCACTGGCGATGCTGTCGGTCGACGGCGGGACCGTCCTGATCCCCGGTGAGGACCCCGACGACGCCGAACTCGATGCCCTGATCGAGTCGCTCTCGACCGCCGCCCGGGTCGATGTCGTCGCGGCCGTGATACCCGCCAGGACCGGCGCGATCCCGGACGCCGTACAGCGCGCACACGAACTTCTCGACATCGTCGTCCGGCTCGGCTATACCGCGCGGCTCTACCGATTCGAAGATCTCGCGCTGGAATACCAGCTCACCCGGCCCGGCCCCGGCTTGGCCGAGCTCGGTGAACTGCTCGCGCCGCTGGATGCCCATCCCGAGTTGTCGGAGACATTGCGCGTACACATCGCCAATGACCTGAACCGCCAGCGCACCGCCCGACACCTCCATCTGCACACCAATACGGTCGTCTACCGGCTACGCCGTATCGCGAACCTGACCGGACTCGACGCGACGCACACCACTGGCCTCTGGCGACTGAAGTCGGCCGTCGTCGCCCGGGCGTTTCACCCTTCGCGAACGGCCTGA
- a CDS encoding AMP-binding protein, with product MLRNDESAPGSDRSALMTTQLSEVSVPSAPSAPTAVVRAVADALSAALVLYRRGAVELRHPLELVRTARDATTLGPVVTTLAHATRAAGSTTALIDDRGPITFEQLDQASNRLANGLAARGVTTGTVLGAMCRDHRGLVLSLVAAGKLGARIVLLNTGTAGPQLTAVLEREQIGVLLVDAEFADLFDELPPEISIILTRAGETNQRGLPTIHGISASRSALPLLAPEDPGGIVVLTSGTTGTPKGAPRGKVSPLQSAQFLDRIPLPKASTIVLAAPLFHGTGLSQLILGWALGNTMVVLPDRFDPRRTLAAVARHRASALVLVPTMLQRIVDLDPAVLAEYDTTALTVIFSAGSALSPDLSRRTAQHFGDVLYNLYASTEVAVAAVATPQDLREAPGTVGRPPVGCRVAVYDENRRRITTPGVVGTLFVASGLSFTGYTDGTGKEIVDGMHSTGDLGHFDDEGRWFIDGRDDDMVISGGENIYPLEVEYLLVDRPDVLEAAVVGVPDRDFGQRLRAYVVRAPDSSCTEQEIKDYVRETLARHKVPRDVRFVSELPRNATGKVLRHRLEAVDTP from the coding sequence ATGCTCCGCAATGACGAGTCGGCACCCGGCTCCGACCGCTCAGCCCTGATGACCACCCAGCTCTCGGAGGTATCCGTGCCGTCCGCCCCCTCCGCGCCGACCGCCGTCGTGCGTGCCGTCGCCGATGCGCTCTCCGCAGCCCTCGTCCTGTACCGACGCGGCGCGGTCGAGCTCCGGCACCCGCTCGAGCTGGTTCGCACGGCGCGTGACGCCACCACCCTCGGCCCGGTGGTGACGACGTTGGCGCACGCGACCCGCGCCGCGGGCTCGACCACCGCACTCATCGACGACCGCGGACCGATCACCTTCGAACAGCTCGATCAGGCGTCCAACCGGCTGGCCAACGGCCTTGCCGCGCGGGGCGTCACCACCGGCACCGTGCTCGGCGCGATGTGCCGCGACCACCGCGGCTTGGTCCTGTCGCTGGTCGCCGCGGGCAAACTCGGCGCGCGCATCGTGCTGCTCAACACCGGCACGGCCGGTCCACAGCTGACCGCGGTCCTGGAACGCGAACAGATCGGCGTACTCCTGGTCGATGCGGAGTTCGCCGACCTGTTCGACGAACTCCCACCGGAGATCTCGATCATCCTCACCCGTGCCGGGGAAACCAACCAGCGCGGCCTACCGACGATCCACGGCATCTCCGCGTCGCGCTCGGCGCTTCCCCTGCTCGCCCCGGAAGACCCCGGCGGCATCGTCGTACTCACCAGCGGCACCACCGGCACACCGAAAGGTGCTCCGCGCGGCAAGGTCTCACCGCTGCAGTCGGCTCAATTCCTGGACCGGATCCCGTTGCCGAAGGCGAGCACGATCGTGCTCGCGGCGCCGCTGTTCCACGGCACCGGCCTGTCCCAGCTGATCCTGGGCTGGGCGCTGGGCAACACGATGGTGGTGCTGCCGGACCGGTTCGATCCTCGCCGCACGCTGGCCGCCGTGGCCCGGCATCGCGCGAGCGCGCTGGTCCTGGTACCGACCATGCTCCAGCGAATCGTCGACCTGGACCCGGCGGTGCTGGCCGAGTACGACACCACCGCGCTCACGGTCATCTTCTCGGCGGGGTCGGCGCTCTCGCCGGACCTGAGCCGACGCACCGCACAGCACTTCGGCGACGTGCTCTACAACCTCTACGCCTCCACCGAGGTGGCCGTCGCGGCGGTCGCGACACCCCAGGACTTGCGCGAGGCGCCGGGTACCGTCGGCCGACCGCCGGTGGGCTGCCGGGTCGCGGTCTACGACGAGAACCGCCGCCGCATCACCACCCCGGGCGTGGTCGGGACCCTGTTCGTCGCCAGCGGGCTCAGCTTCACCGGCTACACCGACGGGACCGGCAAGGAGATCGTCGACGGCATGCATTCCACGGGCGATCTCGGGCATTTCGACGACGAGGGCCGATGGTTCATCGACGGCCGCGACGACGACATGGTCATCTCCGGCGGCGAGAACATCTATCCACTCGAGGTCGAGTACCTGCTCGTCGACCGTCCCGACGTTCTGGAGGCGGCGGTCGTCGGTGTACCCGACCGCGATTTCGGACAACGCCTGCGCGCGTATGTGGTTCGCGCCCCTGATTCCTCGTGCACCGAGCAGGAGATCAAGGACTACGTCAGGGAAACACTGGCCCGGCACAAGGTTCCCCGCGACGTGCGTTTCGTCAGCGAACTACCACGCAACGCCACCGGAAAAGTGCTGCGCCACCGTCTCGAAGCCGTCGATACGCCGTGA